A part of Synergistaceae bacterium genomic DNA contains:
- a CDS encoding FAD:protein FMN transferase, translating to MSHNMSRFRGRFFGAALSLVVLVMFAVWTWSGRTESGSVPKIGENLIGGNPPKFSMEFFDTFDTIVSFTAFAESEEEFQRYAEIVRGEMSRLHRLFDIYHEYDGLLNIKTINDNAGAENAPLRVDRSLVDLLERAKAAYGDTGGAVNIALGPVLKIWHDSREKVLAGEEPVSIPSQEELRQAAIHVSVEDILIDQENSMVSLRHEDMRLDLGAVAKGYAVQKTIECLREAGMRSGLINAGGNVAIIGKPLDGRGAWNIGIHAPTEEEDRSKILDVLRLTDGAAVTSGNDQRYFMVGGRRYHHIIDPKTFFPAEGLKSVTVLHPDSATADILSTAAFILPLDKARELLLRHGAEALWVTEDGTKMATRGYLPLSKIMASADKS from the coding sequence ATGAGTCACAACATGAGCCGCTTTCGAGGTCGCTTTTTCGGCGCGGCGCTGTCGCTTGTGGTTCTTGTTATGTTCGCTGTTTGGACCTGGAGCGGGCGGACGGAGTCCGGTAGCGTGCCCAAAATAGGAGAAAACCTTATAGGAGGAAACCCTCCCAAGTTTTCCATGGAATTTTTCGATACCTTTGATACCATCGTCTCTTTCACAGCCTTCGCTGAGAGCGAGGAAGAGTTCCAGCGATACGCGGAGATTGTCCGCGGCGAAATGAGCCGTCTACACCGCCTGTTCGATATCTATCACGAGTACGACGGGCTGCTCAATATAAAAACGATCAACGACAACGCGGGCGCGGAAAACGCGCCTTTGCGGGTTGATCGTTCTCTTGTGGATCTTCTAGAAAGAGCTAAAGCGGCCTACGGGGATACGGGCGGGGCGGTCAACATCGCTCTGGGGCCAGTCCTGAAGATTTGGCATGACAGTCGAGAAAAAGTACTGGCGGGCGAGGAACCGGTTTCGATTCCATCTCAGGAGGAGCTTCGCCAGGCCGCGATTCACGTCTCTGTGGAGGATATCCTTATCGATCAGGAGAACTCAATGGTCTCGTTACGTCATGAAGACATGCGCCTGGACCTGGGGGCCGTGGCCAAGGGATACGCGGTGCAAAAAACCATCGAATGCCTTCGGGAGGCAGGTATGAGGTCCGGTCTTATCAACGCGGGGGGCAATGTGGCCATTATTGGCAAGCCTCTCGACGGTCGCGGCGCTTGGAACATCGGCATCCACGCCCCGACGGAGGAAGAGGACAGATCGAAAATTCTCGACGTCCTCCGGCTCACGGATGGGGCAGCCGTCACTAGCGGCAACGATCAACGCTATTTCATGGTGGGAGGGCGGCGCTATCACCACATCATTGACCCGAAAACGTTCTTTCCCGCTGAGGGATTGAAATCCGTCACCGTCCTTCACCCCGACTCCGCTACTGCCGACATTCTCTCAACCGCCGCCTTCATCCTTCCGCTGGACAAGGCGCGGGAGCTACTTTTAAGACACGGCGCGGAGGCCTTGTGGGTAACGGAGGATGGAACGAAGATGGCGACGAGGGGCTACCTGCCCTTGTCGAAAATAATGGCGAGCGCTGATAAGTCGTGA
- a CDS encoding Gx transporter family protein produces the protein MKNFTARELTTLSFMLSMIFVLSILEGMFPPLPFHMRFGLSNVVTMYALFFMGRRSAFLLALMKSLFVLLTRGLVAGLLSLSGGILSLTVIALLAALWRNASYFLLSVAGAITHNMAQLAVASWLASSNLLLFLLPVMVVAGVVAGSLTAVMLRVVMPLFKNNKNKNVPMRNAHVSQT, from the coding sequence ATGAAAAATTTTACGGCGCGCGAATTGACGACACTTTCTTTCATGTTGTCCATGATCTTCGTGTTATCCATACTGGAGGGAATGTTTCCACCCCTGCCGTTTCACATGCGTTTTGGGCTTTCCAATGTGGTGACGATGTATGCGCTCTTCTTCATGGGCAGACGATCCGCCTTCTTATTAGCGTTGATGAAGTCTTTGTTTGTCCTTCTGACGAGGGGGTTGGTGGCGGGACTTTTGAGCTTGAGCGGCGGAATACTCTCTCTGACCGTTATCGCTCTTCTGGCGGCTCTGTGGCGGAACGCCTCGTACTTTCTGCTCAGCGTCGCGGGAGCCATTACTCACAACATGGCGCAACTGGCCGTGGCCTCTTGGCTGGCTTCCTCCAACCTGTTGCTTTTCCTGCTTCCCGTCATGGTGGTAGCGGGCGTCGTGGCCGGTAGCCTAACGGCCGTGATGCTTCGCGTGGTGATGCCTCTTTTCAAGAATAACAAGAATAAGAACGTTCCCATGAGGAACGCTCACGTTTCTCAGACATGA
- a CDS encoding NusG domain II-containing protein, whose protein sequence is MERKFFVWRDLWALSFLFLVLSSFYFVSYFVSTYRGSKGERYAEITVNGQMDQLVPLSEKRFYYSPTGLPGVKIVVREETVGFVQSDCPDKICVHMGFLSLPGQSAVCLPNRVVIRVVTREREEEALDSVIY, encoded by the coding sequence GTGGAGAGAAAATTTTTTGTCTGGCGCGATCTCTGGGCTTTGTCGTTTCTATTTTTGGTACTTTCTTCTTTTTACTTTGTCTCTTACTTTGTCTCGACCTATCGAGGAAGCAAAGGAGAGAGGTACGCGGAGATCACCGTAAACGGACAAATGGACCAGCTGGTTCCCCTGAGCGAAAAAAGGTTTTATTACAGTCCTACCGGTTTGCCCGGCGTGAAGATTGTCGTGCGAGAGGAAACGGTGGGGTTTGTCCAATCCGACTGTCCAGACAAGATATGTGTTCACATGGGCTTTTTATCGTTGCCAGGACAATCGGCCGTGTGTCTTCCTAACAGAGTGGTTATTCGTGTTGTCACTCGTGAGCGGGAAGAAGAGGCTTTGGATAGCGTTATATATTGA
- the rpsB gene encoding 30S ribosomal protein S2 has product MAVVSMKQLLECGVHFGHQTRRWNPKMKPYIFTERNGVYIIDLQKTVKGLDKAYDFIREISAKGGAILFVGTKRQAQETIRDEAIRCGQHYINQRWLGGLMTNFPTIRKRVQRMIELRRYDEENTWDAFSKKEVATLRKEQSKLEKYLGGIAKMDGVPDAIFLIDPRREENAIAEARKLGIPVISIVDTNCDPEVIDYPIPGNDDAIRAIKLIAGLMANAIVEGNQGQDAVPAPIAAPQAVQVYEKPAAPQEKPIEVSEADIIAVKERLHETYDPENADGA; this is encoded by the coding sequence TTGGCGGTTGTGAGTATGAAGCAGTTGTTGGAGTGCGGGGTGCACTTCGGGCATCAAACGAGGCGATGGAACCCCAAGATGAAGCCCTACATCTTTACAGAGCGTAATGGAGTTTACATTATCGACTTGCAAAAAACCGTAAAGGGCTTGGATAAGGCCTACGATTTCATTCGAGAGATCTCAGCAAAAGGGGGCGCCATCCTTTTTGTGGGAACCAAACGCCAGGCGCAGGAGACTATTCGGGACGAAGCTATACGTTGCGGGCAACATTACATCAATCAACGCTGGCTAGGGGGATTGATGACCAATTTCCCCACCATTCGCAAGCGAGTGCAGCGTATGATCGAGTTGCGCCGATACGACGAGGAGAACACCTGGGACGCGTTCTCCAAAAAAGAAGTGGCTACGCTGCGTAAGGAGCAATCCAAGCTGGAAAAATATCTTGGGGGCATCGCCAAAATGGACGGCGTTCCCGACGCTATTTTCCTCATCGACCCGCGACGGGAGGAAAACGCTATTGCCGAGGCGCGCAAGTTAGGTATCCCCGTGATTTCTATTGTAGATACCAACTGCGACCCGGAGGTGATCGATTACCCCATTCCCGGCAACGACGACGCCATCCGAGCTATCAAGCTGATCGCCGGACTGATGGCCAACGCTATCGTCGAGGGCAACCAAGGCCAGGACGCCGTGCCTGCGCCGATCGCCGCTCCCCAGGCCGTTCAGGTCTACGAAAAACCTGCTGCGCCTCAGGAGAAACCCATTGAGGTGAGCGAGGCGGATATTATCGCCGTAAAAGAACGCTTGCACGAAACTTACGATCCCGAAAACGCCGACGGCGCGTAG
- the tsf gene encoding translation elongation factor Ts encodes MSEIAASVVKELRERTGSGMMDCKTALAETNGNIEKAIDYLREKGLAKAAKKASRVASDGRIFHYVHTNFKVGALLELNSETDFVAKTDEFNALGHELAMHITAANPLYLKTEDVPAEDLERERGIYRQQLIDEGKPADRLDKIIEGKINKFYETTCLLEQPYIRDGSKKIKDLLVEIIAKLGENIVIRRFSRFMIGE; translated from the coding sequence ATGAGTGAGATTGCGGCAAGCGTCGTGAAAGAGTTGAGAGAGCGCACAGGTTCCGGTATGATGGACTGCAAGACGGCTCTTGCGGAGACAAATGGAAACATCGAGAAAGCGATCGACTATTTGCGGGAAAAAGGGCTGGCCAAGGCAGCCAAAAAGGCGAGCAGGGTGGCCTCTGATGGGCGTATTTTCCACTACGTCCACACCAATTTCAAGGTAGGCGCGTTGCTTGAGCTGAACAGCGAGACGGACTTCGTCGCGAAAACAGACGAATTTAACGCCCTAGGGCACGAGTTGGCAATGCACATCACCGCGGCGAATCCTCTGTACTTGAAAACCGAAGACGTGCCGGCAGAGGATCTCGAACGAGAGAGGGGCATTTATCGTCAGCAGCTGATCGATGAGGGTAAGCCTGCGGACCGCCTCGACAAAATCATTGAAGGAAAGATCAACAAGTTTTACGAAACCACCTGCCTTCTAGAGCAGCCTTACATTCGAGACGGCAGTAAAAAGATTAAAGACCTGCTCGTGGAAATCATTGCCAAGCTCGGAGAAAACATTGTC